From a single Mycolicibacterium mengxianglii genomic region:
- a CDS encoding gamma-aminobutyraldehyde dehydrogenase produces MTAGITSSALPATQKLASSWIDGAPVSTSGSLHRVINPATGATVAEMALATPADVDAAVASARAALRGWASATPAERSAVLARLAELAEANAELFIAEEVSQTGKPVRLATEFDVPGSIDNIAFFAGAARRLEGKATAEYSGDHTSSIRREAVGVVATITPWNYPLQMAVWKVIPALAAGCSVVIKPAELTPLTTLTLARIAKEAGLPDGVLNVLTGAGHDVGTALAGHRDVDVVTFTGSTAVGRKVMAAAAVHGHRTQLELGGKAPFVVFDDADLDAAIQGAVAGSLINSGQDCTAATRAIVARDLYDDFVAGVGEVMSKMVVGDPEDPDTDLGPLISAAHRAKVADMVQRAPGQGGRVVTGGVAPDLPGAFYRPTLVADVDENSEIYRDEVFGPVLTVRSFTDDDDALRQANDTEYGLAASAWTRDVYRAQRASREISAGCVWINDHIPIISEMPHGGVGASGFGKDMSDYSFEEYLTIKHVMSDITGAPEKDWHRTIFAKR; encoded by the coding sequence ATGACTGCCGGCATCACCTCAAGTGCTCTCCCCGCGACGCAGAAGTTGGCTTCCAGCTGGATCGACGGGGCGCCCGTCAGTACCAGCGGCAGCCTGCATCGCGTCATCAACCCGGCCACTGGCGCCACGGTAGCCGAAATGGCACTGGCGACACCGGCAGATGTGGATGCCGCCGTCGCCTCCGCACGGGCAGCACTCAGAGGATGGGCCTCCGCCACCCCGGCGGAGCGTTCGGCGGTACTGGCCAGGCTGGCCGAACTCGCCGAGGCCAATGCCGAACTCTTCATCGCCGAGGAGGTCAGCCAGACCGGCAAACCGGTACGCCTGGCCACCGAGTTCGACGTGCCCGGCAGCATCGACAACATCGCGTTCTTCGCCGGTGCGGCAAGGCGTCTCGAGGGCAAGGCCACCGCGGAGTATTCGGGTGACCACACCTCGAGCATCCGCCGCGAAGCCGTTGGTGTGGTCGCGACCATCACCCCGTGGAACTACCCGTTGCAGATGGCGGTGTGGAAGGTGATCCCCGCGCTGGCCGCCGGGTGCAGTGTGGTGATCAAGCCGGCCGAGCTGACGCCACTGACCACATTGACACTGGCACGCATCGCCAAAGAGGCCGGCCTGCCGGACGGCGTGCTCAACGTCCTCACCGGCGCCGGCCACGATGTCGGTACCGCGCTGGCCGGCCATCGCGATGTCGATGTGGTCACATTCACCGGATCGACGGCGGTGGGTCGCAAGGTGATGGCCGCCGCGGCTGTGCACGGTCACCGCACTCAGCTCGAGCTGGGCGGCAAGGCGCCGTTCGTGGTGTTCGACGACGCCGACCTCGATGCCGCCATCCAGGGTGCGGTGGCCGGATCGCTGATCAACTCCGGCCAAGACTGCACCGCCGCCACCCGCGCGATTGTCGCCAGGGACCTCTATGACGACTTCGTCGCCGGGGTCGGTGAGGTGATGAGCAAGATGGTGGTCGGGGACCCGGAAGACCCCGACACCGATTTGGGTCCGCTGATCTCGGCCGCACATCGGGCGAAGGTGGCCGACATGGTGCAGCGGGCGCCGGGCCAGGGTGGCCGCGTCGTGACCGGGGGTGTGGCACCGGATCTGCCCGGGGCCTTCTACCGGCCGACCCTGGTGGCCGACGTGGACGAGAACTCCGAGATCTATCGGGATGAGGTGTTCGGCCCGGTGTTGACGGTGCGGTCGTTCACCGATGATGACGACGCACTGCGTCAGGCCAACGACACCGAGTACGGGCTGGCGGCCTCGGCGTGGACCCGCGATGTCTATCGCGCGCAGCGTGCCTCCCGCGAGATCAGTGCCGGCTGTGTGTGGATCAACGACCACATCCCGATCATTTCCGAGATGCCGCATGGCGGCGTGGGTGCGTCGGGCTTCGGCAAGGACATGAGCGATTACTCCTTCGAGGAGTACCTGACCATCAAGCATGTGATGAGCGATATCACCGGTGCGCCCGAGAAGGATTGGCACCGAACAATTTTCGCCAAGCGCTGA
- a CDS encoding Lrp/AsnC family transcriptional regulator, giving the protein MQLDELSKAIIENLQQDGRRSYAGIGKAVGLSEAAVRQRVQRLVDAGVMQIVAVTDPMQLGFARQAMIGIRCTGDTLKVAEKLAKIESVDYVVLTAGSFDAIVEVVCEDDDDLLDLLNTQIRAVDGVISTETLVYLKLVKQQYNWGTR; this is encoded by the coding sequence ATGCAACTCGACGAGCTGTCCAAAGCCATCATCGAGAATCTCCAGCAGGACGGTCGCCGATCCTATGCGGGAATCGGCAAGGCGGTCGGCTTGTCCGAGGCGGCGGTGCGCCAACGGGTGCAACGGCTGGTCGATGCGGGTGTGATGCAGATCGTCGCGGTCACCGATCCCATGCAGCTGGGCTTCGCCCGCCAGGCGATGATCGGCATTCGCTGCACCGGCGACACCCTCAAGGTCGCCGAGAAGCTGGCCAAGATCGAGTCCGTGGACTACGTGGTGCTGACCGCCGGCTCGTTCGATGCCATCGTCGAAGTGGTCTGCGAGGACGACGACGACTTGCTCGACCTGCTCAATACTCAAATCCGCGCCGTCGACGGGGTGATATCCACCGAAACATTGGTTTATCTGAAACTTGTTAAGCAGCAATATAATTGGGGTACGCGATGA